One genomic region from Onychostoma macrolepis isolate SWU-2019 chromosome 23, ASM1243209v1, whole genome shotgun sequence encodes:
- the tspan31 gene encoding tetraspanin-31, translated as MVCGGFTCSKNALCSLNVVYMLVGLLLIVVAAWGKGFGIVSSIHIIGGVIAVGFFLLLIAIVGLIGAVHHHQVMLFFYMVILFIVFLFQFGVSCSCLAMNQGQQEKLLGSSWRMMSNDTRISLEKKLDCCGLFNNTQNQAVFVSDLSLCDSPCTKKSHCLTCGEKMLQHSSEALKILGGVGLFFSFTEILGVWLAMRYRNQKDPRANPSAFL; from the exons ATGGTTTGCGGAGGATTTACGTGCTCAAAAAACGCCCTCTGTTCgctaaatgttgtttatatg CTGGTGGGTCTCCTGTTGATTGTCGTAGCAGCATGGGGGAAAGGCTTTGGCATTGTCTCCAGCATCCACATCATCGGTGGCGTGATTGCCGTGGGCTTCTTTCTGCTGCTGATTGCCATTGTGGGACTCATTGGAGCTGTCCATCATCACCAAGTCATGCTTTTCTTT TACATGGTCATTCTCTTCATTGTGTTCCTCTTCCAGTTTGGAGTTTCCTGTTCTTGTCTGGCCATGAACCAGGGTCAACAG GAGAAGCTGCTGGGCTCATCTTGGAGAATGATGAGTAACGACACAAGAATCAGCCTTGAGAAGAAGCTGGACTGCTGTGGCCTGTTCAACAATACGCAGAACCAGGCAGTGTTTGTGTCTGACTTATCCCTCTGTGATTCT CCATGTACAAAAAAGAGCCATTGCCTCACTTGCGGTGAAAAGATGCTCCAACATTCATCAGAAGCTTTGAAGATCCTTGGAGGAGTCGGCCTCTTTTTCAGCTTTACAGAG ATCTTAGGAGTTTGGCTGGCCATGCGCTACAGGAACCAAAAAGACCCGAGAGCAAACCCCAGTGCATTCTTATAG